DNA sequence from the Candidatus Aegiribacteria sp. genome:
TTTTCTAGCCTTTCCAGAGTCCGTGAATCGAACAGTACTCTCTGGCAGTTACATCATCAAGATCCGCTACCTTGAATTCAGCTTCGGGGGCAGAACCGGGTTTGAGGTATTTTCTGTACACATTGCTGCCGTCTATCAGTTCGATCCACTCGATATAATGCTGCGCTTCCATCGGGTGAGGAACTGTCCCCACTTTAACGATGCATCCTTCATCCGTTTTCTCTATTACAGGAACGTGTTTCTCTGTGGACGCGTCAGCGGTCTGCTCCTCGAAAAGCCTCATCGGTTCGTTGCAGCAAACAAGAGCGCCAACTCCTGAATGGAGCACTTCAACGATATTTCCACATTTCTCGCACTCGTATAGCTGCATTCTCTTTGTCATTTCCTTATTCCTTTCCTGAAGCTACCCTGAAACCTAATTCTGTTTTTCTACCAGTTCTCGCCAAGCAGTTCGAAGTGAGCCTGCGGATGAGCGCATGCAGGACATAATTCAGGAGCTTCAGTACCTTCGTGGAGATAGCCGCAGTTCCGGCAGCGCCAGATGACTACGTCGTTTCTTTTAAAGACTCTGCCGTTGTTTATGTTGTCAAGGAGGTCCAGATAGCGCTTTTCATGCTGCTTCTCCGCGACTGCTATCGACTCAAAAATCACGGCTATTGCATCGAAACCTTCTTCTCTCGCAGTTTTCGCAAACTCGGGATACATCTGAGTATGCTCGTAGTTCTCACCGGCAGCTGAAGCCTCAAGGTTTTCTGCAGTACTGCCTATAATTCCTGTCGGAAAACCCGCAGTTATCTCGAGTTCGCCTCCTTCAAGCAGCTTGAAGAGTCTTTTAGCGTGCTCCTTCTCCTGATTTGCAGTTTCCTCAAAGATTTGAGAAATCTGGACTAATCCGTCTTTTTTCGCCTGAGATGCGAAGTAAGTATACCTGTTCCTTGCCTGCGATTCTCCCGCAAAAGCTTTGAGGATATTCTTCTCGGTTTCAGTTCCCTTTACTCTCATCATTTTCCTCCGCTTCCTTCGCTTTCTCCTCTACCGGAAACAGCATCCGCTCCGGCAGGTGTTTCGTTACTTTATCAACTATCACATCATAGAATACATTACCAGGTTTTACGTTCACTTTCTCTATCTTTCCATGCTTCGAGTGGAGAGGATGTCTTGGGCTTCTAACGGTAACCATATCTCCAACAGAATACTTCGGTGAGTTGTCCGATTCTCCGGAATACTTCTTTTCAAATGTTCTATGCATCTGTATCCTCCTCTTTCATCCTGTT
Encoded proteins:
- a CDS encoding desulfoferrodoxin encodes the protein MTKRMQLYECEKCGNIVEVLHSGVGALVCCNEPMRLFEEQTADASTEKHVPVIEKTDEGCIVKVGTVPHPMEAQHYIEWIELIDGSNVYRKYLKPGSAPEAEFKVADLDDVTAREYCSIHGLWKG
- a CDS encoding rubrerythrin family protein, translating into MMRVKGTETEKNILKAFAGESQARNRYTYFASQAKKDGLVQISQIFEETANQEKEHAKRLFKLLEGGELEITAGFPTGIIGSTAENLEASAAGENYEHTQMYPEFAKTAREEGFDAIAVIFESIAVAEKQHEKRYLDLLDNINNGRVFKRNDVVIWRCRNCGYLHEGTEAPELCPACAHPQAHFELLGENW